A single Alcanivorax borkumensis SK2 DNA region contains:
- the pilV gene encoding type IV pilus modification protein PilV has translation MMITGKQQRGVGLIEVMIALLVLAIGVLGYAGMQLTALKASEDANNRAQATLLGQDALERFLANETAMASYTDVDQWPDESTPPGEKPDVLNDCITSSCNANDLASWDISMLAWQAANQLPAGMIAVDECQHATGISCVVVSWNDDEPNDCMTNDGVNTGIGTSCVVLEVAR, from the coding sequence ATGATGATCACGGGAAAACAACAACGTGGTGTGGGGCTTATCGAGGTGATGATTGCCTTGTTAGTGCTAGCAATTGGAGTGCTTGGCTATGCGGGAATGCAGCTTACCGCGCTGAAAGCCTCGGAGGATGCTAACAACCGAGCACAAGCCACTTTACTCGGACAGGATGCTCTTGAGCGTTTTCTTGCCAATGAAACCGCAATGGCTTCTTACACTGATGTAGATCAATGGCCAGATGAGAGTACGCCCCCTGGGGAAAAGCCGGATGTGCTGAATGATTGTATTACCAGCTCCTGTAATGCGAATGATCTTGCCTCGTGGGATATCAGCATGCTTGCGTGGCAGGCGGCGAATCAGTTGCCTGCGGGAATGATTGCGGTTGACGAATGTCAGCATGCTACCGGGATTAGTTGTGTGGTTGTTAGCTGGAACGATGATGAGCCTAATGACTGCATGACGAATGATGGCGTTAACACAGGTATAGGTACTTCTTGCGTGGTGCTGGAGGTAGCGCGATGA
- a CDS encoding PilC/PilY family type IV pilus protein — protein MSYSKKVYLLVLMVFMAPVAIHADDTEIYYSQAAAGGSENKPSANVMVLLDTSGSMRFCKNSEANVAWCSDVEERRINMLEDAMHVLIDSVPGDVKMGLGRFNAGYNCNSGRNTCGAHVLLPVTDIDEKTKRVFKDTVSSLNSAGGSPSGPSDGAPYGSTPTAEAYWEMGRYMIGSSPQSYTSYGDSSNDDNTSEVCLEYEENQTCSNVNVYGWMDLPANDSCNTSSSTCRRECVSRWLVFCQEYVYQRYQIVGQEQECETTEICVDEKKIVDNGNYVSPRNTANECESNHIVLFTDGEANDVNLPCGGGSSYDCQRAISDYLDRDFEIKTYNVGLHMEDNRADMETVSSDGADGTYTASDAESLASAFLDIFDLIEKESRSIAAPGVAINQMDRFQHLDQLYYSVFEPSENSYWQGNLKRYQLEDGVIKGKNGPAVDQDTGFFKEFSQSFWSDEVDGYDAKIGGAREEVSSRRLFYTTAGGDTRKIDWENIANNNLTKESFGLNSGADDDELENLLDEMKVMWGDPLHSVPVMVNYGGDSDNNIVFVSNNGGMLHAVDAKNGEEKFAFMPYEFFSRANEYTTERLALKDRNIRQSYGLDGSWVAWRRPGDTVDAKPSDVFLYGGMRRGGRDYYAVDVGNISSPSMMWQIKGGSGDFSNLGQTWSTPTLTQIPVGGENVPVLVFGGGYDSAAHDKKQGKSRGNGDSMGNAIYIVDARTGELIWSASDTGASTNVASMKWSIPSSIAVVDKEFDGIADYLYFGDLGGQVFRVDIDQTGGKKMKVHRLARVSGSSVSDNRRIYEAPSVVYLNDNGVNTLYVAVATGYRSHPLDENISDGIFVIKDKTALSTSMDAPDDVMLSQLTDVATGTPEESDMGWYYLLEKGEKSLASPVVFKNILRFTTYKPEKAVGDDDSACSVSFGKSFLHTVNIETAEPASFNNDGNVPTSRSEELEQTTPPPSPVLVTDGEGNVYVVVGTEVIGAEDLGYTHLRKRRWYQMDKTKANEFKAP, from the coding sequence ATGAGCTATTCAAAAAAGGTTTATCTACTGGTGCTTATGGTGTTTATGGCTCCTGTTGCAATTCATGCAGATGACACTGAGATTTATTATTCTCAGGCTGCTGCAGGTGGGAGCGAGAATAAGCCTTCTGCCAATGTAATGGTTCTTTTGGATACCTCTGGCAGTATGCGTTTTTGTAAAAATAGCGAGGCCAATGTTGCTTGGTGCAGTGATGTTGAAGAGCGACGCATCAACATGCTGGAAGATGCAATGCATGTATTGATCGACTCCGTTCCTGGAGATGTAAAGATGGGACTGGGTCGATTTAATGCCGGCTATAACTGTAATAGCGGGCGTAATACTTGCGGAGCTCATGTTCTTCTGCCGGTAACCGATATTGATGAAAAAACTAAAAGAGTCTTCAAGGATACGGTTTCTTCCCTGAATTCTGCAGGGGGCTCTCCAAGCGGTCCTAGCGATGGAGCCCCTTACGGTAGTACGCCTACCGCTGAAGCCTACTGGGAGATGGGGCGTTACATGATTGGAAGTTCCCCTCAAAGCTATACTTCCTACGGCGATAGTTCTAATGATGACAACACTAGTGAAGTTTGCCTCGAATACGAAGAAAATCAGACATGCAGTAATGTTAATGTCTATGGGTGGATGGATTTGCCGGCTAACGATTCATGTAATACTAGTTCGTCTACATGTCGCCGGGAGTGCGTGAGTCGGTGGCTTGTGTTTTGTCAAGAATACGTTTACCAGCGCTATCAGATAGTGGGCCAAGAGCAGGAGTGTGAAACCACAGAGATCTGTGTTGACGAAAAAAAGATCGTGGATAATGGCAACTATGTTTCACCAAGAAACACTGCCAATGAATGTGAGAGTAATCATATTGTTCTGTTTACAGACGGAGAGGCTAATGATGTGAATCTCCCCTGTGGCGGCGGTTCATCCTATGATTGTCAGCGTGCTATCTCTGATTATCTTGATCGCGATTTCGAAATAAAGACCTACAACGTAGGCTTGCACATGGAGGACAATCGAGCAGATATGGAAACAGTGTCCTCCGATGGGGCTGATGGCACCTATACCGCCTCTGATGCGGAGTCACTTGCTAGTGCGTTCCTTGATATTTTTGATCTGATCGAAAAAGAATCTCGCTCTATTGCGGCTCCAGGTGTTGCAATTAACCAGATGGACCGATTTCAGCATCTAGATCAACTCTATTATTCCGTATTTGAGCCGAGTGAAAATAGTTATTGGCAAGGAAATTTGAAACGTTACCAGCTTGAAGATGGTGTTATTAAGGGTAAGAACGGACCAGCAGTTGACCAAGATACCGGTTTCTTTAAGGAGTTTTCTCAGAGTTTCTGGAGTGATGAAGTTGATGGCTATGACGCTAAAATCGGCGGGGCTCGAGAGGAGGTTTCGTCGCGACGACTTTTCTATACTACTGCTGGAGGCGATACCCGTAAGATCGACTGGGAAAATATAGCAAACAATAATCTAACAAAGGAAAGCTTTGGCCTCAATTCAGGTGCTGACGATGATGAGCTTGAAAACCTTCTCGATGAAATGAAGGTGATGTGGGGTGATCCGCTCCATAGTGTTCCGGTAATGGTCAACTATGGAGGTGATAGTGACAATAATATTGTTTTCGTTTCAAACAATGGCGGCATGCTTCATGCCGTCGATGCTAAAAACGGGGAGGAAAAGTTTGCTTTTATGCCTTACGAATTTTTTTCTAGGGCGAATGAATACACAACGGAACGCTTAGCGCTTAAGGATAGAAATATACGACAAAGCTATGGGCTAGACGGGAGCTGGGTGGCTTGGCGTCGTCCGGGTGATACCGTCGATGCCAAGCCTTCGGATGTGTTCCTCTACGGTGGAATGCGCCGGGGAGGGCGAGACTACTATGCAGTGGATGTCGGTAATATTAGTAGCCCTTCGATGATGTGGCAGATTAAAGGTGGTAGTGGTGACTTTTCCAATTTAGGGCAAACGTGGTCAACACCAACGCTTACCCAGATTCCTGTGGGGGGCGAGAATGTGCCTGTACTGGTTTTTGGTGGAGGGTATGACTCTGCTGCTCATGATAAGAAGCAGGGGAAGAGCAGAGGTAACGGCGATTCGATGGGTAACGCGATCTACATTGTTGATGCCCGCACAGGAGAATTAATCTGGTCGGCCAGTGATACTGGTGCCAGTACGAATGTTGCGAGTATGAAGTGGTCTATCCCGAGCAGTATTGCTGTTGTTGATAAAGAGTTTGATGGAATAGCAGATTATCTATATTTCGGTGATCTGGGAGGTCAAGTATTCCGGGTTGATATTGATCAGACCGGAGGAAAGAAAATGAAAGTGCACCGCTTGGCAAGGGTTAGTGGTTCTAGTGTCTCAGATAATCGCCGTATTTATGAAGCACCTTCGGTTGTTTATTTAAATGATAACGGTGTGAATACTTTGTATGTTGCTGTTGCTACAGGGTATCGCTCTCACCCTCTTGATGAAAATATCAGTGATGGCATTTTTGTTATAAAGGACAAGACCGCCTTATCAACGTCAATGGATGCGCCAGATGATGTGATGCTGTCGCAGCTTACTGATGTGGCTACAGGTACGCCGGAAGAAAGTGATATGGGGTGGTATTACTTGCTTGAGAAGGGTGAGAAATCATTGGCTTCGCCGGTTGTTTTCAAAAATATTTTACGCTTCACTACGTATAAACCAGAGAAGGCCGTTGGCGATGATGATAGTGCTTGTTCTGTGAGTTTTGGGAAGTCTTTTTTACACACGGTAAATATTGAAACGGCAGAGCCGGCCAGTTTTAATAATGACGGTAACGTTCCAACGAGTCGTAGTGAAGAGCTTGAGCAAACCACTCCTCCCCCATCGCCAGTACTAGTAACCGATGGTGAAGGTAATGTGTATGTGGTCGTGGGTACTGAAGTAATTGGTGCTGAAGACTTGGGTTATACGCACTTAAGAAAACGTCGCTGGTATCAGATGGATAAAACCAAAGCGAATGAATTTAAGGCGCCTTAA
- a CDS encoding GspH/FimT family pseudopilin has protein sequence MARHYQRPQQYGLTLIEILTSITIIGVLSVCASYAWNDIIPRYQVRTATMTLHSLIRQARAGAITDGNRMICDGQNGCNKFEETQQVWMGFDRNNDGNLNASEIIEHYQLPGQTRLIWKRFKGNALVFHNKGNSHFQNGSFYLCNPVAARRITMNWIGRPRVETAKPEDCD, from the coding sequence ATGGCCCGCCACTATCAACGCCCACAACAATACGGTTTAACGCTGATTGAAATATTGACAAGCATCACTATCATCGGTGTTCTTTCTGTCTGTGCTTCCTATGCGTGGAATGACATCATTCCTCGCTATCAAGTTCGCACAGCCACCATGACATTGCACAGCCTGATAAGACAGGCTCGTGCCGGGGCGATTACCGATGGTAACCGCATGATCTGCGATGGACAAAACGGTTGTAATAAATTCGAGGAAACACAACAAGTTTGGATGGGGTTCGATCGAAACAACGATGGAAATCTGAACGCATCCGAAATCATTGAGCACTACCAGCTCCCAGGGCAAACACGCCTAATCTGGAAACGTTTCAAAGGTAATGCGTTGGTCTTTCACAACAAGGGCAACAGCCATTTCCAAAATGGCAGCTTTTATCTATGCAACCCTGTCGCGGCAAGAAGAATTACCATGAACTGGATTGGCCGCCCTAGAGTGGAGACGGCCAAACCGGAAGACTGCGATTAA
- a CDS encoding type IV pilin protein, producing the protein MMSGKSVCKGRDQQGFTLIELMIVVVIVAILASIAYPSYTRYVQDTRQAEAQGEMMALAGALERYRAKNFSYKGANTKLAVLSPVLANSDYFTTAISVTGTGSQQYEITVTPKTGVMTGTEVLKINSEGQTCMKVSGCTIGTDDSWKEH; encoded by the coding sequence ATGATGTCTGGAAAATCGGTGTGTAAAGGCCGTGATCAGCAAGGCTTTACCCTGATTGAGCTGATGATTGTGGTGGTGATAGTGGCGATTCTCGCCTCTATTGCTTACCCCAGTTATACCCGTTATGTGCAGGATACTCGCCAGGCGGAAGCGCAGGGTGAGATGATGGCCTTGGCTGGTGCACTTGAGCGGTACCGAGCAAAGAACTTTTCCTACAAAGGTGCCAACACTAAGCTGGCAGTTCTATCGCCAGTGCTTGCCAATAGTGACTATTTCACTACTGCAATCTCCGTGACGGGAACGGGGAGTCAGCAGTATGAAATTACAGTGACGCCGAAAACGGGCGTAATGACGGGCACCGAAGTGTTGAAGATCAATAGTGAAGGGCAGACATGTATGAAGGTTTCTGGCTGCACTATTGGCACGGACGATTCTTGGAAAGAACATTAA
- a CDS encoding PilW family protein: MKKSKGFSLVELMVAMLLGLLITGAALQLFLANQQSFALQQTLSRVQEDGQLFVRYLREDLRRAGLEMDGVTALTDEKGIRFATVGTVPGSANGNDYDRLTLAYHGMSDCEGSAVTILSEVVNTYFVNNDGKLICKGNLTGGNGVVLLDGVEAFELLYGIDENQDGYANVSRYVEAGNQGSFPVVAVRFSLLLKEESNSLPQSDGSRKFYVLTKTVSEPEDRSIRRIFMSTVKMRNYKWDAV, from the coding sequence ATGAAAAAAAGCAAAGGTTTTAGTCTTGTCGAATTAATGGTGGCGATGCTTCTCGGTTTGCTTATCACCGGTGCGGCCTTGCAGCTTTTTCTTGCAAATCAACAATCCTTTGCTTTGCAGCAAACGTTGTCTCGGGTCCAGGAAGATGGCCAGCTTTTCGTTCGTTATCTTAGGGAGGATTTGCGAAGAGCCGGTTTGGAAATGGACGGTGTTACGGCGTTAACTGATGAGAAAGGGATTCGCTTCGCCACGGTAGGGACCGTTCCTGGCTCGGCAAACGGTAACGATTATGATCGGTTGACGTTGGCTTACCATGGAATGTCCGATTGTGAAGGTTCAGCAGTAACGATATTGAGTGAAGTAGTGAATACCTACTTCGTGAATAATGATGGGAAGCTTATCTGTAAAGGTAACTTGACTGGCGGCAATGGGGTCGTGCTATTAGATGGCGTGGAGGCCTTTGAGTTGCTCTACGGTATTGATGAGAATCAGGATGGTTACGCTAATGTAAGTCGTTATGTTGAAGCTGGGAATCAGGGCAGCTTTCCGGTTGTTGCTGTTCGCTTTTCTCTCCTACTTAAAGAAGAAAGTAACTCTTTACCGCAAAGTGATGGGAGCCGAAAGTTCTATGTGCTGACTAAGACAGTGAGCGAACCGGAAGATCGCTCTATTCGCCGTATTTTTATGTCGACGGTCAAAATGCGTAATTACAAGTGGGATGCCGTATGA
- a CDS encoding PilX N-terminal domain-containing pilus assembly protein, with protein sequence MTTNMIIWKRQQGAALVVALLILVVVSLLGVSAMKSSVFSAKVATGTQADAMTFEAAETTLAEAYKELNNMSGADLYTKLAGGELLIRCVTEEDTTKEGACSQGDALDSRGLIVAQSFSKLNGYDPVPGSQISTTGGGAIFVDYKIAMLGESEMSSFNLDNHHLQEALKRGIKPGSEIE encoded by the coding sequence ATGACTACCAATATGATTATCTGGAAACGTCAGCAGGGGGCAGCCCTGGTCGTTGCGCTGTTGATTCTAGTGGTGGTGTCCTTACTTGGTGTGTCGGCTATGAAATCCAGTGTATTTTCAGCAAAGGTTGCAACGGGGACCCAGGCAGATGCAATGACTTTTGAGGCTGCAGAAACCACCTTGGCGGAAGCATATAAAGAACTGAATAACATGTCGGGTGCGGATCTCTATACGAAGTTGGCGGGTGGCGAGTTACTCATCCGCTGTGTAACGGAGGAAGACACCACAAAAGAAGGGGCCTGCAGTCAAGGTGATGCCTTGGATTCTAGGGGGCTGATTGTTGCTCAGTCGTTTTCAAAATTGAATGGCTATGACCCTGTGCCTGGATCGCAAATTAGCACCACGGGTGGAGGGGCTATTTTTGTAGATTATAAGATCGCGATGTTAGGCGAGAGCGAAATGAGTAGTTTTAACCTGGATAATCACCACCTTCAGGAGGCCTTGAAGCGGGGTATAAAACCAGGATCCGAAATTGAATAG
- a CDS encoding GspH/FimT family pseudopilin, translating to MKTASKSHAQTGFTIIELMIGIAVAGILLVVAVPAFNDFQKRNALRSTAADFITAINTARIQAINLRVTVTLKPISGSDWGGGWVIDYPASVLTEDDQEFLPTGSSKIISETGLSKIEFRSNGLSNAGEAKFSLCDDRSAEEGRAITVSPFGKVTNEVKSCS from the coding sequence ATGAAAACAGCATCAAAAAGCCACGCCCAGACAGGCTTTACCATCATCGAATTGATGATCGGGATTGCTGTGGCGGGCATTCTTTTGGTGGTTGCCGTACCAGCGTTTAATGACTTCCAGAAAAGAAACGCTCTGCGCTCTACGGCGGCTGACTTTATTACTGCGATTAATACTGCCCGCATTCAGGCGATCAATTTGAGAGTAACTGTAACGCTTAAGCCGATTTCAGGCTCGGACTGGGGGGGGGGCTGGGTAATTGATTACCCCGCATCGGTTCTCACAGAGGATGACCAGGAGTTCTTGCCGACAGGCAGCAGTAAAATTATTTCCGAGACCGGGCTGAGCAAAATTGAATTTCGTAGTAATGGTTTGTCGAACGCGGGTGAGGCTAAATTTTCTTTATGCGATGACCGTAGTGCAGAGGAAGGAAGAGCAATTACTGTTTCGCCCTTTGGCAAGGTCACCAACGAAGTGAAGAGCTGTAGCTGA
- the ispH gene encoding 4-hydroxy-3-methylbut-2-enyl diphosphate reductase, with protein sequence MQIRLANPRGFCAGVDRAIDIVNRALEVFGPPIHVRHEVVHNRYVVEDLRQRGAVFVEELHEVPDDAIVIFSAHGVSKAVQEEAKRRQLQVFDATCPLVTKVHMEVIRYAREGRESILIGHAGHPEVEGTMGQYDKSYGGDIYLVEDEADVVALTVRDESKLAFVTQTTLSVDDTARVIDALRQRFPAIIGPKREDICYATTNRQDAVRQLALECGLVLVVGSVNSSNSNRLRELAERCGAEAYLIDEPSQIEASWLKGKAAVGVTAGASAPEDLVQQVIATLKNLGGEDAEEIPGREENIRFSMPKALRP encoded by the coding sequence ATGCAAATTCGTCTCGCTAATCCCCGCGGTTTCTGTGCTGGCGTGGATCGTGCCATCGACATCGTCAATCGCGCCTTGGAAGTGTTTGGGCCGCCGATCCATGTTCGTCACGAAGTGGTGCATAACCGCTATGTGGTGGAGGATTTACGCCAGCGCGGCGCTGTGTTCGTGGAAGAGCTGCACGAAGTGCCGGACGATGCCATTGTCATTTTCAGTGCCCACGGTGTCTCCAAAGCGGTGCAGGAAGAGGCCAAGCGTCGTCAGCTGCAGGTTTTCGATGCCACTTGCCCTCTGGTCACTAAGGTGCATATGGAAGTCATCCGTTATGCCCGCGAGGGACGCGAAAGCATCCTGATAGGCCATGCCGGTCACCCAGAAGTGGAAGGCACCATGGGGCAGTATGATAAATCCTATGGCGGTGATATCTATCTGGTGGAAGACGAAGCTGATGTGGTGGCCCTGACGGTGCGAGATGAAAGCAAATTGGCTTTCGTGACCCAAACCACACTGAGTGTGGACGATACTGCCCGGGTCATTGATGCTCTGCGCCAGCGGTTCCCGGCCATTATCGGCCCCAAACGCGAAGATATTTGTTACGCAACGACGAACCGGCAGGATGCCGTGCGGCAGTTGGCGCTGGAATGCGGCCTGGTGTTGGTGGTTGGTTCGGTGAATAGCTCTAATTCCAACCGCCTGCGTGAGCTGGCCGAGCGCTGTGGTGCGGAGGCTTATCTGATTGATGAGCCGTCCCAAATTGAAGCGAGCTGGCTGAAAGGCAAAGCCGCCGTCGGCGTCACCGCCGGAGCTAGTGCGCCTGAAGATCTAGTACAACAGGTTATCGCTACCCTGAAAAACCTAGGCGGTGAGGATGCCGAAGAAATCCCCGGCCGCGAAGAAAATATCCGCTTCTCCATGCCCAAGGCGCTACGCCCGTAG
- a CDS encoding NAD(P)/FAD-dependent oxidoreductase, with amino-acid sequence MSDVLVVGGGIIGLFCALELTKRGRKVTIIDAPDKYPPASWAGGGILSPLYAWRYCDAMTLLSVNAFSRYQKVLEECDSAGIPGCGSLLHGGGLWVETAEEDAALAFEWAQRWHIPVQAVLAHEQMEESAAGGGLLFPSLGNIRNPGVLRVLRAYLLRLGVRFESAIIRHVRPLNLGGEVGAADGRRWHSDAVVISAGHAAPGLLLSMGVTLPLFPAKGEMLLYHMQPGQVPAVMLTERGYLIPRHDGSVLVGSTLRRGDNTTYPTVAGRYQLERLAARLWPELASCSPAFHWAGVRPGCERDIPFIGSVPGTNGVFAAVGHYRNGLVAAPASAELLAQLITGEQTFVDPEPYSLSSVSSSSRSSSSFFNR; translated from the coding sequence ATGTCTGATGTGCTCGTTGTAGGTGGTGGAATTATCGGTCTTTTTTGTGCGCTTGAGCTTACAAAGCGAGGCAGGAAAGTGACGATCATTGATGCCCCAGATAAATATCCGCCGGCCTCTTGGGCCGGTGGCGGCATTCTTTCCCCTTTATATGCTTGGCGTTATTGCGATGCTATGACGCTCTTGTCGGTAAATGCGTTTTCCCGTTATCAGAAAGTTTTGGAAGAGTGTGATTCGGCAGGTATACCTGGTTGTGGCTCACTGTTGCATGGCGGTGGTTTGTGGGTTGAAACGGCAGAAGAGGATGCTGCTCTAGCATTTGAATGGGCACAACGCTGGCATATTCCAGTACAAGCGGTCTTGGCCCATGAGCAAATGGAAGAATCTGCTGCTGGCGGAGGGCTGTTGTTTCCGTCACTGGGTAATATTCGTAATCCGGGTGTACTAAGAGTGTTGCGTGCGTATTTGCTGCGGTTGGGCGTGCGCTTTGAGTCGGCCATTATTCGCCATGTTCGGCCGTTGAATCTGGGTGGGGAAGTTGGGGCTGCTGATGGACGACGCTGGCACAGCGATGCCGTTGTGATCAGTGCTGGGCATGCAGCCCCAGGCCTTTTGCTCTCCATGGGGGTTACACTGCCGCTTTTTCCTGCAAAAGGTGAGATGTTGCTGTATCACATGCAGCCCGGTCAGGTGCCTGCGGTTATGTTGACTGAGCGAGGATATCTGATTCCGCGGCACGATGGCTCCGTGCTGGTGGGGTCAACGCTGAGGCGAGGCGATAATACGACATACCCTACCGTAGCTGGGCGTTATCAGTTAGAGCGGTTGGCGGCGAGATTATGGCCGGAGCTGGCATCCTGTTCGCCAGCCTTTCATTGGGCAGGGGTGCGACCGGGCTGTGAGCGTGATATTCCGTTTATTGGTTCGGTACCAGGAACCAATGGGGTGTTTGCGGCTGTTGGCCATTATCGAAACGGGCTGGTGGCGGCGCCGGCCAGTGCGGAGTTGCTCGCCCAGTTGATTACTGGCGAGCAAACCTTTGTTGATCCCGAGCCTTATTCGTTATCGTCTGTTTCGTCGTCATCACGGTCCAGCTCCAGCTTTTTCAATCGGTAG
- a CDS encoding sigma-54-dependent transcriptional regulator, producing the protein MSAEAPHVLVVDDEADLRELLVITLGRMKLQATAADSLSTAKQRLKEAHYDLCLTDMNLGDGTGLELLQFISQYCPTMPTAVITAYGSMKTATDAMKYGAYDFIAKPVALDRLRQLIEDGLGINEVEEHHEEEDNLIGDAPSMVALKSQVRKLARSQAPIYISGESGSGKERIARLIHTLGPRREKPFVAVNCGAIPSELMESEFFGHRKGAFTGAVEDRKGLFREADGGTLFLDEVADLPLHMQVKLLRAIQEKSVRPVGEAKEFQVNLRILCATHKNLEDEMEEGRFRQDLFYRLNVIEAHVPPLRERREDIPKLVRHILDRLSQAWEIPPPSVSSDAVNAIGNYAFPGNVRELENTLERALTLCDGNTILPEHLRLPSNRSGLASNRSSTSTSPPPIRPSEQSLEEFLQEIEKQEILKALDTTHWNRTAAAKKLGMTFRSLRYRLKKLELDRDDDETDDNE; encoded by the coding sequence ATGAGTGCAGAAGCCCCCCACGTATTGGTTGTTGACGATGAAGCTGACCTGCGCGAACTGCTGGTCATCACGCTCGGCCGCATGAAACTTCAGGCCACCGCCGCCGACTCTCTGTCCACTGCCAAACAGCGCCTTAAAGAGGCACACTACGATCTCTGCCTGACAGATATGAACCTGGGGGATGGTACCGGCCTAGAGCTTCTCCAATTCATTTCACAATATTGTCCGACTATGCCCACTGCCGTAATAACCGCCTACGGCAGCATGAAAACCGCCACCGATGCGATGAAATATGGCGCCTATGATTTTATTGCCAAGCCTGTCGCTCTTGACCGATTAAGGCAGTTAATTGAAGACGGGCTGGGCATCAACGAAGTCGAAGAACACCATGAAGAAGAAGATAATCTGATTGGTGACGCGCCCAGCATGGTCGCGCTAAAAAGCCAGGTTCGAAAGTTGGCGCGCAGCCAAGCGCCTATTTATATAAGTGGCGAATCAGGAAGCGGTAAAGAGCGTATCGCACGATTAATTCACACGTTAGGACCGCGCCGGGAAAAACCGTTTGTGGCAGTAAACTGCGGCGCCATACCGTCTGAACTAATGGAAAGTGAATTTTTTGGCCATCGCAAAGGCGCATTTACCGGCGCGGTGGAAGACCGAAAGGGACTGTTCCGCGAAGCTGATGGCGGCACCTTATTTCTCGATGAAGTGGCCGACCTTCCCTTACATATGCAGGTCAAACTGCTACGAGCCATTCAGGAAAAATCCGTTCGACCGGTAGGCGAAGCCAAGGAATTCCAAGTCAATCTACGGATTCTCTGCGCCACCCACAAGAACCTGGAAGACGAAATGGAAGAGGGGCGTTTTCGTCAGGATCTTTTCTATCGGCTTAATGTTATCGAGGCTCACGTTCCGCCGTTACGCGAGCGACGTGAAGATATTCCAAAGCTGGTTCGGCATATTCTCGACCGGCTCAGCCAAGCCTGGGAAATTCCGCCGCCCAGCGTTAGCTCTGACGCGGTGAATGCCATTGGCAACTACGCGTTTCCCGGCAATGTCAGGGAGTTGGAAAACACCCTGGAGCGGGCGCTAACATTGTGTGACGGCAACACTATTCTCCCCGAACACCTGCGCCTACCATCAAACCGTTCTGGGCTGGCCTCAAACCGTTCTAGCACTTCAACCTCGCCCCCCCCCATAAGACCCAGCGAACAGTCCCTGGAAGAGTTTCTTCAGGAAATCGAAAAACAGGAAATACTCAAGGCTCTGGATACAACTCACTGGAATCGTACCGCCGCCGCAAAAAAACTCGGCATGACCTTCCGCTCTTTGCGCTACCGATTGAAAAAGCTGGAGCTGGACCGTGATGACGACGAAACAGACGATAACGAATAA